The following is a genomic window from Patagioenas fasciata isolate bPatFas1 chromosome 1, bPatFas1.hap1, whole genome shotgun sequence.
ATTGTCCAAGAGACAGAATTCAGTGGTAGCTGAGTGCCAAAATGCTGCTGAGGATTAGACTCTTCCCTATGTAGTATAATAATAGAACTTTCAACACCTGGGTGCAACTGTCCTGTTTGTCTCTCATTCTGAAGTGTTAAATGAAAGGCAATACATTTCCTTTCAGTAATTTTTGGAAGTTTGAAGCAGTATCTTGAGCAAAGATGACAAAACATTTTGAATGTAAATATTGAATTTGGTTGCTTGGATTTTATCATGGCAAACATGATTGTGCATGTACTTGAAGCATAACTTTTGTATAAAGCTTTCTAAGTGAAGCATCAGTAATAGTATCTCCAGTGCTAAGAATAAGGACAAGAAGAATTTTGAATTTCAAAATAGAATTACAAAGTacgtgggatttttttcctccatttttgaAACAGTTTTTCAACCATTATTCTTCTAAAACCTTTTTAGACTTCTCCAGTATTTTTGAAGCTTTATTGTTACACAGCCTTGACTTTGAAAAATTagatcagttatttttttttaaatctgaattctGTAACTAGCTTGATAGACAGAGTTTGTTTCAGAGTTGATGGAGTCAACTCGTACTCACTGTGAAGTGAAAGACTGAACTGCTTCAGATTTTCTTCCATCATGGTACAAAAACCAGTATTGGTTTAATACTGGCATAGTAGTTTATTTTACAGTGTTAACCTGCTAGTATATTATGTAAAGGATAGGAAAGTATCTTATATGAATTAGCAATCCAAAAATAGTATAAAATCTCTGCAACCTGATAACTGGTGTGTTTCATTGAGTAACTCTCTTGTATATGGATGCTTGCTAGGATCTGATAGTTCACGTGAGGGATATTACTCATCCAGAAACCAACCTCCAGAAAGCAACTGTTCTGTCAGTTCTGAAGAATCTTAATCTTCCCAGCCATTTATTGGACTCAATGGTTGAAGTTCATAACAAAGTGGATTTGATAGAAAGGTAAGCAGGAGATGCTAAGTATACTTAAACATTTCTTATGGTCTGGAAGCTTTTTAATTCTTAGACTAGAAAAGAGCTCCCACACTTCTAAATACATTTAATAATGTTTCTCAGTCTTTTACATATGTAACTATAGTCTTAAAAAGAATTAATTATCTTTTAATTATTACAAAAGAAATCACTTGAGTCATACAAGAAGTGGCCTCTGTAGGAAGGTGCTCTTATAAAGTAACACAGTTAAATTGTCTGTGTTTGGAATATTTTCACAACTCTAATCTTCATGAGCAGATGTGCTAGCAATTGTTACCTTTCAGGTATAAACCCGCTGAAGAAAATGCTTTAGCCATTTCTGCTCTACATGGACATGGTTTAGAAGAGCTGAgagaagaaatagagaaaaaaattttGACAGCAACAGGGAAGAAAATTCTGACAGTTAATGTCAACTTAGAGGGATCACAGCTAAGGTAAATAATTTTGAATTGTAAGAAGGACTTGGAGAAACATGAAACTCTTAGTCTTGCACGTCTTAAAATTTGCGAGTCATGTCATACTGATTTTAATCTGCATTAAGAATTACAGAGATAATCATCAAAGTTTTCTGACCTATTGAGAAAAAATATCCCCATTAGGTACCCTGGAGTCTGCTGCTGAAAGTGTCCTTCACAGAGTTCTGTGTGGTAGTAGAATAAAAGATACTTCCTGAAAGACCATGCCATGGGTTCTGGAGCCAGGTTTCTGCTAAAAACACAAATCTGAAAGATTTAGGAAAACATTATACCCTATTTCCAAACATCAAGTAGCAAATGAAAAGCTAAGCAAAGGACTTCATCATTGAAAGTGTTAAATTACCCAGACTGGGACATGttgacctaaaaaaaaaaaaacaaacaccacatttTATGCAGTATGATGTCATACCTTTAAGATGTTAATATGCTTTTACTCTTACAGTTGGCTCTATAAAGAAGCAACAGTTCAGGAAGTGGAAGTCATGCCTGAAGATGGCACAGCCAGGGTTAAAGTGATAATCGGCAATTCTGCTTTTGGCAGATACAAAAACCTCTTTCCTAACAGTAAGATTTTTATGCCGTGAAACTGCATCCTTTTCTAGGAAAAGAAACTGATCTCATTAAGAAGATGTGAAATGAACTTAAGGACTTGTGTGTTGAAGTGTGTATTTCTTCCCCAGTTGATGTTTTTGATGCATTTTAGAAAGGGCCACTGCTTCAGAAAACTTCTGTATGGAAACGATAAGAGCTTTGACCTTCATTCTCTCGGCAAGTGCAAGGACAGCACTGAATGTTTAATGTTGAAAGAGTTGTTGGTGACAAGCTGTGGACCTAAAACACATGGAAATCATGGGAGAGCATCTGAATGAACATttagaaaaaagtactaagtttCTTATATAAAGTTTTTTATCCAATTTTTCAGAATAAAGTATATATTATAGCTAAGGTGTCTCAGATGGCCCTCAGAAAATGAAACTTGGTGAACAAAATGTCATTGGCTGTATAGAAATACTACAGATAAGTTAATGTGTTTTGCTTTAATACATATTTAAGTAAAAAAACTGCCATGTCTTACCGCAGTGAAGCAAAAACCATAGATTTGTATATTTAAGCAATAAACATAGTTAGCTCTGTACATCTTTTAGCCATACTGTTTTCTTGCCTACAGTAATTTATCCACAATACTTATTACTGTGTTAGTTCTAAAAGACAAGACATTTAAGTTACAGTGAACCATGGATTTTATGTGAAATTAtttcacaaagcaaaaaaaaccaaaaccaaaccaaaacctgaTCCATTACCTGAGTTGCAAATTACTACTGGGAATGAATAAAACAGTTACTATcatcacagaaaggagaagcAAAACAATTTCAGTCCATATTACACAAAGAGATCAAGTTTTATTAGACAGAGTAACAAAGCCACTTGATGGTAcaaaagagaggcagaaaaacatTCTGAGTGTGTGTAAAATAACACTTCATGCAGGCAGTgactcagaaaaaacaaacacctgaATGACTGCTCAATGAAGTACACAGAGGTAAGAACAAGGattaaaaggatttaaaaaaaggcatttagaaaGTCTTACTTAATTGCAAGAGATTGCATGAGGAGGTAGCATCTTAGCCCTTCCTGCTGAGAAGTCTTGGGTAGGTTTGGTCCAATGTCAGGTAGCAGTTGATGTCAAACTCCTGCAAACCCCTAGTGCAATCGCTAATATCTTGCCAGACATTTGAACTCAGGTTTTGCATATAAAGTGCATCTAAAAAGTGAGGTATATTGATGAAGCTGCATAGTGAACTTCATACAATCTCTCTTTCTGTTTTAGTCCTGGTGCTTGCAGTTTCTCTTACCTTCATGATTATCTGTTATTGCacagttcatttttaaaatagaaaaacaagattaATATGCAATGGCAAACAACATAAACCCCTATTTCTTTACATAAGCAAAAAACCTTATTGAGAGGAAAAATAACTATAGTGTTACTAAAATAGGTAAATAAATGACCAGTTGTGAAATTCTAAATCAGCATGACAGAAGCCAAGAACTTGTAATTTTAGGGCAGTCCGAGATTAGGTAAGCAATTGGTttaatgtatgtttcttttcaatGTAAGGCATATTTTTGGCTACACCTAATAAAACATATTTCACTATCACAGACAAAACTGTTCTGGGGCCTAGTTCTGGTATTGTCATCGCTGCAGAACTGGCATGAGTGATAAAAATAGTACATGTTCAAATACACACCCCTCTTACAAACCATGAAAAACGTTGTGACTACCCTGTTGGTACAGGGCTCACAAATGGATACAACAGTACAGCTGCTTCTAGATCTCTAATGTTAATGATGTGTcagtgtatatataaaaatcatgTCAGATAGGATTGTCAATACAGTAGCTTTGATATATCAAACATTTTTAAACTGAttctgttgtatttttaaaacaaactatgAAACAGACAAGTCCATTTCACAGTGATATAAAATCCCGAGAACAGGGGTTGCAAGCACTGCAGAATATTTTTACAATTATAAGAAAGATATCATCAAATAATTCATGCAGCTACTGACATATTTCTCCTTGTtcatatgtaaaataaaataggatTAAGTTCTCAGGACTTTCAATATTGTCAACTGTTGCAAAATCTAAGCACTTCCAAGTAAATTATACATAAACCATAGTTCTCTAGAGATTTCAGCCAGGTCTGCCTGCTCTCTTTTCTCTGAAAAGGCCTTGAAACCCTGATGATGTTGAGAGCACTTTTGTTACTGGGTCTTTAAAACACCCCTGGTTTGTTAACTGGACCTTTATGGGACTCAGGATGTTCAAACCAGGACACATTTAATGCAGACAAAGCATTTTCAGCTTTTCACAGATTAAGAAGCTGAGAATGAAATGCTATTTGTTCCAGCCCCTTTACTTTGACAGTGTAATGGAGGATTAATTTTTGTGTTGAGTTCTATCACATCTTTGACAAAATCATTGTTTCCTATGAAGTCTCCAGCAATGATGTTAATACATTCTTTTTTTGGTCCTGGATACTGCTGCTTTATCCAGATTTTCAAGCATGGAAGACCCCGGAGTGTCATTTTCTTCAATGATCCAAATGGATGTAGGAGAATATACCTTAAATTTTCAGTAAGGTTAATCCCCACTACAAAgaatttttctgaaacaaaaatcagaaagtGATACATTAAATATTCCTTTGAGGAGAATAGAAGCTGCTCAGCACTGCATTAACTCCCGATCTCCTTCCTCTAGGAATCACTAAAATATCAACTTTATAATATTACTTTGTTGTTTCATATCCCTAGAACTGTTTCAGTAGACTGTCTCCCCGTCTTGCAACTGCATGCTGTAGTATAATAAAGGGTTACTGACCCAAGCTTGGTTATTGAACCATTCAATTTTAGCTAAATTTATCTAGGTAATTCATTGCAGACCAAAGGTTCTTCACTGGCTAGTTCTCCTTTgtaaattatgtttttttctgcttcctaATGCTTAGCCCACCCCCATGGCAGACAGGAACTCAGGGTGCACCTGCACAAGCATTTTCCTTTGGCTGTGGAGTCTGCATTTGAAGCATTTCTCCTCTGCATCACAGAGCCGCAGCAGAGGTTATAAACTGAATTTCACAGAAACCTAGAATCAgggaatagtttgggctggaaggcacctttaaaggttatctagtccaatcccctgcaatgagcagggagatCTTAagatagatcaggttgctcagagccccatccagcctggcctggaatctctccagggatgaggcatctaccacctctctgggaaacctgggccagtgtttcaccaccctcagtataaaaaattccttcttcacatctagcctgaatctccccttttttagtttgaaaccattaccccttgtcctgtcacaacaggccctgctaaaaagcctgtctcCGTCTTTCTTACAGGCCATTTTTCAGCTCAGACTACCCCAGTGTGCTTGAGCACTGCTGCTTCCTAAGGTAGCTACAGCCTCACACACCATTCTTGTAGGAGTTTCTTTTCACAACAAGGGTTGGCATAATGCATTTCCCTCATCATCAGCACTGCCTAAAGCAGCAAGACTCCCACCTGTGAGAAGGGCACAACAGCACCAGCTAGCTCTTCTGTTCTGAGGGCTTCTTTTCCGTGGGATTGTGCAAGTGAAGCGGCTGCCACAATTTATGTAGcctatatatgtacatacactgATGCATGTATTTGCAGCAACGAAGATGAACGTTGCACTTGCCCATGGGTGGGCAGGACACTCAGCAACGTGGGCACATCTTGTGCACACAGCGTGCACAGAGTGGTTATATCCCTTAATGCCATGAACACCCAACTTCCTATCTGTTTTTCACTGCTGTAGGTGCCCCTTGTTTCCTCCGAGCGACCCATTGTGCCTACCTGGACGGCCCATTCGCTTCATGCGCTCCAAATAGTGGATAAGAGCACGAgtggttgttttgtttccccACCAGTACGGGATGAGGGGCCACAGCTCACAGTGCTTCTCCACTTCCACGCCCTCTTCGTACGAGACTATAACCTGATGGCCACGTTGCCACATGGTCCGCAGCGTCGGCACCACCTATGAGAAAGCGTGCCCGGGTTGGTGTCAACAACACAGCAGGATCCCCAAAGTTCAAAGACTGACATGTGACATCGCCTTGGTAAAGGCACAGATTCAGTTGAAATAAAGCTTTTAAATGTGCAACCCAGTAGGACGTAGGCTGGGTTACAAGCTGCAGGGGCAATAGGAACCTGGAAACCATGGTAGATTCCTCCTTTCCTCAGTTCAACCATGGTAAAGCACATAATTCAAGGTTTTACACCTGTGTAACAAGAAACCAACCCTGTGTTGGCCCTCCTGCACATACCACCGCTGAAAATTTGTTGGGAGTCGAAGACACAGGCCACTCGGTGAAGAAGGTAGGAGTGAGGCAGAGCCCTACaccaggggtatcaaactcattttcattggcGCCACATCACcctggcggttgccttcaaagggccaaatgtaattttaggactgtataaatgtaggagtagttacatttacactGCAGTTACATTGACACCGCTGCCCTACACCCAGGCGTAGGAATACAGACACAGATAAGCAGGAATGCTTTTGGCAAATGCCTCACATTGATCCAAATTTGTTACTGTAGCCATCAAAGAAAATTTAACTGCTTAAGCACTGAATGCAAGTCTTCAAGTTGTATGTTAATTCTGATTTCCCTAAGTGGAAAGTTTCTGAAATTGGGGTGCCCCAGACATTTTGAATTGAGAGAGGGGAAGACTTGAGTCAGAAACATCAGACAGACAGGCTGAAACAAGCCTGTTAAATCTTAGTGTTTTAATATGAAATGACATTTTCCTACCCTCAAAAGTTACCATCAGACAGAATTGTGGCCCTCTGACTAGTTTTATTTGCAAAACCAATATATTTaacaggtatttttaaaaagaatgttgTGGTTAAAAGCTATGTGTTTCTTGTGAAAAGAAAACAGTGGCTTTTTGATGTTCCAattaactttttaattaaaataaaagccaaaggCAGTTGAAAATGGTTTATGTAAATCTTTGAAGAGAGCAAAGAATTGAATGATCATGGGAATCCCTCTTACTTATCTGAGAAAGAGAGTGCAAGCCCCAATTAGGTCAGAAAATAGTGCAAAATTAAGACACAAACTACAAAAATCTATGGTTGGCAGAAGCCTTTGCTTCACTTGAGCTTCCTTTCCAAAACTAgtacctctttaaaaaaaaaaaggtatgtgggATGAGAGCCAAAAAAAAATATGTCAGAAATGTGTACATGAGCACAGGTGCTTATTTTgcaaacaaagcagaaataaaactgtAGATGTCTAACAAGGGATTTTTAAACTCTAGTAATCCAGATCAAAGGAAGACACCTTGAATAGTTAAggcaattaaaattttaaatgcaGTGTAATGTTGTCATGCTGTGGCATGGGCCAGTACTGCGTACAGATCCCTATTTAGCATTTGCTTCATAAATGCTTTGCCACTTACTTTTGTACAATGACAGAGTTGCGGTCTTGAAAGACAGTTAATATGAGATTATTTTAGAATAAGTGAGCATACATTTGGTTATTTGGTGTTAAATCTGAATCTATGATCCTGAAAAACCCCACAGCTACCAAACCTGAAATGATATCACTTGCAAAAATGGTGAGATCCGTTGTGTTGGTCACAGACTCCGTAGAATCCAAGTCTTCCCGCTTGAGGGAAGTACTTGGCTTCttttttcttgagtgcctttcctccctccccttgGACACCactcagaaatgtttttctttcttccatcaggtgATCTCAAACCATTCATTTATCACCTTTTTTCCACAAACTATCAGCAGCAGCTTGCCCCTTTTGCAATTAATaaagttttttgtcttttttaagagCTGGCCATGTGTCTGAAAGCAAATTTGACCATCTTCTCCAGTATCGTTCTGCTCATCCAGGACTTACGACTTACGCACCCTAGTCATTTGCGGAAACAATAAAACAGTGTTACTCAAGTCTTCTGTTATTCAGCTGAGACCTGGATCTTCACAATTCCCTAGTTTTGCTGAGAATTGTTCTATTTTAACTCTGCTgtacaaaatgctttgaaatggtAATACTCACACACTACTGATACAACAGCTTCAAAGGCTGAATTCAAATCGCAAACAGGGTCATCATCATCCTGCACCCCTCACATCTCCAGAGAAAACCCTCTGTTCCTGTGCATCTTTGAAATGTTAATTGTTTAACTGCTAAAAGATCCCACACcttgtaaaaaagaaaataagaggaaGCTAAACAATCTCAACTTCTAAAATTTAGCAATCACATTATTTCTGATTATTTAAATTAAGGCTTTTCTGGAGGTTTGAGTGAGTGAAAGCATATTAGGCTAGTCTGAAGGTCAGCTCCAGCTCACGTCCAGGAAAGAAAATACCACCAGAAATGCACTGAGGGCAAAGGTGCTCTTAAGAGGGAACTCAAAACGCTGGAGACATGGGCTGACAGAAACTTCACAAAGATCAACAAAGGCAAAATCCTGCACCTGAATGGACTAACCCTACGCATGATGACAGACCAGGGGTAGGTGGGTAGAAATCTTCTTTGCAGcaaaggacctggaggtcctaGTGGACACATGAGCCatcaatgtgcccttgtggcaaagGTCAACTGCAAACTGGTCTGTATTCGTAAAGGCATGGACAGCAGGTCAAGAGAAGgggttcttcccttttctttggcATTTGTGGGACTGCATCttcagtactgtgtccagctgggGCTTCTCCAGTACGAAAAAAAAGTCGTTGACATGCTGTAGTGAGTCCAGCAGCATGCAACCAGAGTGAGCAGAGGCTGGAGTGACGCtcaaggacagactgagagagctgggtctgttcagcatgAGGAAGAGAAGATTATGGACAGATCTTACTGCTGTCTGCAAATACCTAATGGACAGATGTAGTGAAGACTCCTCAGATATGCACAGCAAAAGGATGAAGATCAGCAGACACAAGTTACAGCAAAAGAGATTCTGATCCGATAGATACAAGGAAAACATGTTTACTGTGAGAGTGGTCAAATTTTGGACCAGGTTGCACAaaaaggttgtggaatctccgTCCTCAAAGATGTTTAAGAGTGGATGGGACACAGCCCAATGTAACTTTGAGGCTGGTCCTGCTTTGCATGATGGGGTTGgatcagatgacctccagaggtcacttgCAACCTAAATTAttacaaatataataaaaaaacaaTTTCTAGTTATTGCTGTGAAAAGGTAGAAAATTGATTCTCTAAATTCTATGAATATAGTATGGACTAAATTTATAACAGACACACCTTTTTTTTCTAATCACAACTCAGATGGCACAGTGCATGACAATTGTCCTACAACTCAACAGACATGACAGTCAAATTTCATTCCCTCCTCCACACTGTGAGATGCAGATTGGCTTTATCTCCTCAATTTTGTTAGGTAATGACCTATCTCTGATGCAGAAAATGTTACTCTTCCTAGGTGAAAAATACAGTGAAAGTAGAACATATCTAAAATATTAGAATGAGAGATCTCAGTATAATATAtcactcttaaaaaaaagaaagataaaaaaacaTTATCATACTTACATTTCTGGGACACAGTTTACACTGGAAAATCTCTTTTATACAGGCAGTCAGATGACAATGAAGTCTCCTGGTTAATCCATCAAAATTCCTACAGGCTAAGATAACAACTTCCTGAGGATGAGTTTCCAACCACCTTAACACTTCCCACAGAACATCCTACAAGAGAGAGTTACCACAACTTAGAAAACCATCTATGCTATGGAGGGAAAAGGAGATAAAACCAAAAACTGATGGTGGGCTAGACTCACattcacaataataataaaaatcagagTAGGTTTCTACCTGACAAGGTGGTCCACAGAGATGCATCCCAGGAAAACTCAGTTTCTGCAGGTCTATGCTGATTTGCTTTGCATGTACACTATACTTAAGAGGTCTGTATTTTAATAATATCCACTAATCTCTTGCTGCCTAGAGGCAGGTTAGCAGTAAACCCATCTATACACAAGCTTCTTTAAGGACAAACAACATATTAGTGGCAAACTCAAAAACGGGGAAAAGCTCTGTGCTTGCTAAAACATGACAGGACCCATTTTCCCCATTTGTTATAAACGACAACTTCTTGAAGACCACTTATAATTAGCAGGGTAGTCAGGCACTACATCTAACTATTCACATGAGCATGCCAGTCACCATGAAATCTCAAAATGTGAAGGGTTCAGGTTCATGAGCATGAACCTGAAGTTTAGCCAGTTAGCCTACAAATGAAAAGCTGGATTAGGCAGCTGTGCCTGGCTATGCAGATCCTGGCAAACGGAAGGAAGATGTAAACCACTCCACAGCGACAGAGCACAGGCAAAGAGCAACACACAGTAGTTTCTTCACACTAGCTGACAGTAATTTCATCATGAGATCCAGATTCGAGTCTCTCTGTCTTACAGTGAAAtactttttcctcaaaaaaaaaatcatttctgtgATTTGACTAGGCTTTTAGTACCCTCATTAATAACTTCTCTCCTTTCTGGAGAAACAGGATTGCCCTCACCTTGCCTAGCATCCTGGGACAACACAAGATAAACCCCAGAAACATCAGGCACTTGGTAGGGGGTAGGCAGTGGAGAGCAGGCACAGCAACTCCCATTTGGAGATTAGAAATTGACTGATGCTGAATCTTACTTGCAGCTGCTGAAACTAACCTCCAGCCCAATAACCAGCCTGTAGTTTGGCTTTCTCTAGTTTGAAGTCCTCACATTAGAGAATCAAATAAGCTAACCAGAAAACTTTGGGCCAGCATTTTCAGATTATAATTTCTCTTAAACAGAAGAAAGAACACTAGTTTTATAGCCACCCCAATAGGGACAAAGGACAATACCTGTACAGTAACAGTTGTGTAAACCATATGCACAAAGTACAAATTCAGAGATGGATCATCAGCCTTGTGGGCAATCCTGAAATCCAGATATCTAACTCCAGCCTCAAGTTGCTCCGTTACAGTCAGTACCTGAAAGGTGAAACAGAAGACAAAGGTGCTGAGAGCTTGGTACCAATTTGTTCCTTTAGTTTAGAAAGCTGGAATACGAGTACAAGGTTAGCCCTATGACATTTTTCACAGGTCTTTCATATCTTTAAAATGGAACTACATGGCTGCAAGTCACACTTAGAAGTATTTTACTCGCTGACAAGAGGGATCCCCATTTCCCTGTGGCATATACTGCAGGTATGGACTAGATTAGTTTAGGACCTCTGCCCTTGCTGTGTTCTGAAAGTTAAAGATCTATTAACCTGTGCATAAATATACGATCACTCTTCACAAGACTATCTGTATGAACAAAAATTGCAGGATCAGCACCTTAGAAATGCTGCATTTATTTTATTAGATCAAAGACTTCAGCATGGTTGTCTCTGTGGAGCTCAGTCATCCccagcagaaggaaaaacaaaaccagaaaaaagtaCAAGCTGTTATTCTTTTTTTCAGGATAAAGTATATTTAAAAGTTTGAATTAACCTGTAGAAGTCCCACAAAACAGAGGTC
Proteins encoded in this region:
- the PLCXD1 gene encoding PI-PLC X domain-containing protein 1, with protein sequence MEAPLQTSIRMCHENAQWMSQLPEKLWDIPLYNLALPGSHDTMTYCLDKSSSVSGNESKLVKLLNKCMPCIVHPIIMKWSTTQVLTVTEQLEAGVRYLDFRIAHKADDPSLNLYFVHMVYTTVTVQDVLWEVLRWLETHPQEVVILACRNFDGLTRRLHCHLTACIKEIFQCKLCPRNVVPTLRTMWQRGHQVIVSYEEGVEVEKHCELWPLIPYWWGNKTTTRALIHYLERMKRMGRPEKFFVVGINLTENLRYILLHPFGSLKKMTLRGLPCLKIWIKQQYPGPKKECINIIAGDFIGNNDFVKDVIELNTKINPPLHCQSKGAGTNSISFSAS